In the Populus nigra chromosome 2, ddPopNigr1.1, whole genome shotgun sequence genome, GAGAAACAATAAACTAGCAGCTCTTGACTTGTGCTTTTGTGCTCTAATCAACTTAGACAGGTTAGCTGTTGAATGGTTCTCTCCACTAATGATTTTCAACCTTGATCTTCAGCTCTATTGGATCCGTTAGCAGCTGAGAAAACTCCAGCAACCTACTGTTAGAAACTAATCTCAAAAGTTTATGAATGTTGCAAGGTTCTATGTAGAAGCCCCTGAAATAAATTTCTGCCCAGTGCATAGTTTTCTGGCATGCTTTCTTATTTAGACAAGTAGAAAAAATTCAGAAGGCTATTAAGCTTGGGGTAAAACTTGGTGAGACatgaaaaattgttttaaaccaGAAACTAACTTGCTGTCAGCATGTCTTTTACGAGGTGGAAACTGAAGAGCATATTAGctaaaaacaaatctttcaaaaattgatgaAGCGTTTAACCAGGATCTTCAGGGTCTTTCACATGTCAATAAAGAGAAGATCCAATGATAGTCTGATTATTCTTACCAAGGTTCTACCATTCAAGAACctaataaaatcaatcaatgaCGAATAGAGAACTTTTTTGGATGTGTATGATTATTATCTTGTTGCAGTAATCCTTCGATATTAACTATGCGAACAGTcaacttttatcttttaattttgcatCGTCATGGATATCGATACATTTCAAAGCTTGAACTGAGGCTCTTAGGGGATTTAAAGTATTTACAGGGAAAAGCTTCTGGTGTTTTGAAATTGGCTTAGCGGAGTTGACACAGGAAACGCTGGAAATAGAATCGGTTATGCTGCCTATACCATCTTTATGCTGACCACCTATGCTGGGAAGAAAGTACATGTACATGTTTTCTTAGTTGCAAACATATAGGcaaccttttctcttctcttaatATGCACAAGGAAATATATCCGGTGTAAGATGTACTGGTAAAATGGCAGGAAGTGGCAGTGAAGGTCCTGCCATCTACTTCAACTCAAGCAACTCTGGAATTCGTGAATGAGAAAGGCATTGCACTCACAATCTTCTATTATTCATACAGCAACTCAGCATTTCTCATAGAAATATCAAAAGCATTATCTTCTTGCTCTCTTTTCACCAAATTTTAATGTTACTGATTTTGCCAAATAACATCTCTTCAATATTCCCTGGTCTCATCATATCTAAATAGAAGATTCATGTATTGACACAATCCAGTGAAGTCTGCAACTATGgctcttgttttaatttaatgtctACTCCACAACTGGTATTCATTGTCGATGTCTTTTGGGCATGAGAACCTGTTGCCTATTCTTGGTTAATGTTGTGAAAGTGATCAACAAATTCTCGTTTATCCATTTTTGTCCAATGGCTCTCGACAGGTTCTCCTCTATGGTACTTTAAACCAGAAGAAAAAACTGTTTTGACATGGATCTCTTCTTAACAACTACTGTTCCCTTGACAGGAGAAGCAGCGAGGAGAAAAACTCTTGCCTGGCCAACCAGACCCTCTATTGCTCTCGGTGCTACTCGAGGCAAGTTATATTGGGGTATTCAGCCTTTTTTACTAAATTACCTCGTAACTTATCATACCGAAAACAGAAGCTACGTAGAAAAACTTTTAACATACTGTATTTCATACTGGCAAAAGGTTGCAAAAATATATTCACACATTTGCTTGGGGTTGCATTATACATAGGGATGTCAAATCAAGCAACATCCTCAGATCATAGCATGAATGCCAAGGTGACAGACTTCGGCTTCTCAAAGTATGCTCCTCAAGAAGGAGTCAGTGGTGTTTCTCTGGAGGTAGGGGGGGGATAAGGTGAAATGAATGCATAAAACATCGGCAATTAATCGGTATGTTTTGGAAACAATCGGAAATAACTCGGCAATAGAGATGATCGGGCAATAAATCGGAATATAAAGGATCTGTGCGGCGACTAATTTCGAATCATCGCCAAAAGATCGGAAAACAATCGTCATCTGAGATGTTACTCCGCATTTGATCGGGAATATATTCGGGAATTAATCGTCGCCATCTAAATAATCGTCCTAATTCCTCGCGAATTAATCAGGAATGACGATTAATTCAAGAAGAATAAGCAATTAATCGGTAGCTGAGTGAAAAGATCGGTGGATTGATCGGCAACGAATCCAGTGAAAAAATAGGAAGAAAGCGGATGCCTGATTTTTGGGCCTTGAAGAGAGAGATAGCTAAAAACCTTAATCTTATTCcgccttttctttatttttattatttttgagttttgtttttggcACAATATGAAGGGCATTTTGGGTTAATTAAGTGGGGATTGAATAAGGCATAAAATCTTGTTAAGAATGGAACTATCAAAGGACCTGTTGAAACAGATGTCTTAGATTCTTCGACATTTATTACAAGTTTTTGTAGCTTACTGGACTTTAGAGAAAATTAACCgcattattcaaaatatttgtaaaaaattgatatgaaattaaacaaaatgaactgaactgtttttattttttttattttgattataaaatttaaaacaaagactaaatttaattttgattttagaaactaaaatcaaaacaacctaaccaaactaaattgaaaaaacccactaaaaattaaaagtctATTATAAAAATAGCACAACTAAAGAACCCATGAATTAGATTGGACTTattaggtttaaaaaaaatgcaaatcttAATTGAACTAATGATGCAtcaggactttttttttttaaggaaaagttggttttcttaggtttttttctatttagtttaggaaaCTAAATagtatgtttaataattttattttttctagtttgttttggaattttaatgtttttttcctttattctcAGGTTTCGTAGTttgtttaggttattttttagtttgtttaagGAGTTGTAACCTTTTTAGTGAGGTCAACTATTTGAAAagaatattcaataataaaattatgaaataagatTCTATATTCAACTTTAATTCTATCTATCTAGTTtgctatctttttatttgaatttctaTTTATGTAAGTTGATATCGGAGCTCAATAATCCTAATGGTTATTCGCTTGTTGTGTGTTGGAATAACTATATGATTGAAAGAAGGTAGCAAAACAAAGTATGCTCGTGTAGAAGATGATGAGAAGATTCCTCTCAATAAAGGGATAAAAGATATGCGGAGACAAGTTGCAAAATTAACTCGTCAGTTGGATGATGTGAGGAGCTTGGGTAATGATAAGAAGAGTAATTACGGATATGTAACTAATTTTGAGAACCTGTTTTGAAGgcttaaatagaaaaaacaattttttgatCAAGATGAATATGATATTGAGACTGAAAGATGATTCTATTTCCTTTATGAATTGGAATCAATCATCAAATTTCGACGAGGAtgatgttgaagaagaagatttaaatgcaatattttttttgtaatgtctATAAAAAGGGAACAAATTTAGAAGTGATTCTTGAGGTGATGCCTTACAGGTGCTGATATTCTTGTATTTCAGATAAAATTTGTGAAGTAGATTCTTAAATCTTCTACTCACTATAAGATTGGTTTCGTTagtagaaaaactaaaaatattgttgacagatagaatgttttgtttttctagttgCTTATATTCTTGTTTGCATCAACTAATTAGTTTGATTCAAtatgaactttaaaaaaatcgatTTGTTGTATCATACGTAAGCCAAAGACCATCTTTGGCTGAATCCTAGTTTATAACTCCATCATTCTGGTATTACTCAACACAACATGTTTTGCAAAAAGTTTAAGTCTTTAGCTTTGGGGTGGCTTTGCTTGAAATCCTAAGTGGCCAAGAGACTCACAACGTGCACAGGCTACGAAATGAGTATAGCTTATTTGAATAAGAGTCCGtttatctattttgatttttattttttaaaatacttttaaaaccaaaaacaaaccgCACCTAAGTATGTCTTCTAGGTCAAGCTTAACTTCTCGTTTTCAAGACTTTGATGGCTATGGTGCCTCTCTTGTCTATATCATGTATAACTAGCATATCTGCCTGAATTTCCATGTAAACCAAGGAAATCACTTTCCTGCAGGCAAAGCCTTGCATAAGGGAGTCAAGGACTGATGAAATTGTGGATCCTGGCATAAAGAGTGGGTAACATGCTGAGGCAACGTGGAGAGTGGTGGAGGTGGCACTAGCATTCTTGTCAACCTAAACAGCCCAAGCATAATGAAAACAGGAGTCTAACGTATAAATCAACCCCATAGATACTAATCAGGAAGAGCTAGCTGCTAAAGAGCTCCGGCAATTGAAACTCATCAAACACCTTGGGAGCAAAGAGGCAAGCAACCACGGAGATACAACAGAggattcaaaaccaaaaacatgaaaatcctACATCAAAAGAACTGAAACCAACATCACGAGACATGAACAGACCcaatacaaaccaaaataacAAGGAGCAGCCACCAACTCTAGCCAGAGCAGACACAAAACCAACGCATGACAACAGGGATAAACTAAAGAATCATTTGGCATTGCTGTTGGGGTGGTGCCTTTTTTCTTAAGAGCATGCATCAAATTGATGTTATTCTAGATAATTTATAagtatcaaattgattttttttagcaattctgaccgaataaataaataaataaaaagggcaAAATCCAAATCCATCAAGCGAAAAACACAAGCATTAGTGATAAAGCTTCAACCTTTTTCAACATTGGATAGTCATTGAGTTGGAAATCATCGATCCTTAAGACGACAACCTAAGAGGAAACCAATAATTCCACCTTCAGCTTCATATTCAAAGCATTGATCACATCTTTATCAATATCCGAGCAGAATCTTCAGCGGCATCAACCCTAAGCTAATATCGAAGAAAATGAACAATAAACATACAAGAAACTGATAAATAacaccccaaaaaaaaaattagtagttGATTATTACAGTAAGTGAAAcccaatggaaaaaaaaaaaaacagagatcaaGCGGTGGTGGTAGTGGTGGAAGTGAAAAGAGAAGGATTTGAAGTGGCCGTGGAAACTTGGAGTTCGAGAAGCTGTAAACGACGCTCCAAAGTATCAAGCTTGAGATTGAGAGAAGACAATTTGGACTTGGTGGTGGACTCAAATTGGATGAGGAAATCGAAGAGACGACGGATGTTGAGAGATATGTGAGATATGAATTCTCTGTTCTCCCAATCTGCTTGTACTGCTATCCCTACGTTCACCGCGTTTGTTATCcctcctccgcctcctcctcctccgcctgCTCTCGccatttcttctctctctctttttttctccagATCTGAATCTTATCGACATACCAGTCTCCAACTTATTATATATACggttattcatttgttttttcaactttgtCCCTATAAGTTCACCAATGTTTCACTTCTACActtatgatttatgatttttcaattttatatatatatatattctcgtAGCCTTCTACAGTTTCTACACGGTTGACAGACCCGGCTTGGGACTGGTCCAGAAAAATGCTTGGAGCATCGAATTAATTCTCGCATAGGTTATTgagtcaattatttttattaaaaacagtgttattttattcttaaaaacaatttattgaagttgatttttgacttaattatatgattaatCTAATCAAGCTAATTAGATTTTACtagatcaatatattttttagttcaatttaATACTTGATTCAAGTCAGATTATAAGTAATGAGTGTTTTtggttaacttattaaattgaGTTTATCAAGTGTGatattataaaagttttagtgttaaataaataatttatttttaaaatttaatttttgagtttttttatttttaatttttacaatataaatgTGAAttcgagagaaaaaaaaagagataagtaagaaaaacaatgagaaaaagaagaagaagaaaaatagctTTTTTTGTTAGTTAATTAATGGTAAGGGGGAAACTGAAACTTTCTGGAGAACTATAGGGGTTATATTAAAAAGTTTGAAACTATAGATATAAAAGTGAAACAATAATGAATCTATAAGGGCAAAAATGTAGCTTAccctttgtttatttttaatgcaGCTTTTTGCTGACTCCCTTTCCCATATCCACCTAAAATGGGGTCAGTTTTGTAATTGTGGCCTTTAATTCTCATTTCTTTCCTTAGGTTTAACTCCCTAATAAACACCcaatcttttctttccttcaagGCAAGCCCTCATTATtacatttcatttttcttttcctttcaagcTTCAATGTGTTCAGAGCTCAAACATgcaagaatttaaatttaaatttagttaTTTCTTCCTACTtgtttattatgaattatttatttatttaagtagtTTAGATAATTAAGATTTAACCATGTTTGTCACCAAAGATAGATAGAAGGAAGAGTCgattgaattaaataataaaaaaagaaagaataatgtGCTATCCATTTAGATGTTGAGTGAGAGGATggaaatcaatttatttagattgaagatattaaaaattgaatggatcaaaatattataaaaaagcaAGGATTGAAAAATCCCTTCATCGAGTCTTTATCCATATTGTCAAAGGATAAATATTCCTAAtaattcctttatttttattcatcctTCTCCCAATTCCTCTCGAAAAACAGATGCAAGTTATTTTACGGTTAGATTGCTCTCTGATCTTACTATCTCTATGTCCACTGCAACGTTCCATTTCTTGAACAAAAGCCATTagaaaaaggcaaagaaaagcaaccaaaaaataaacatcacaAGAATCATCTTAGAGGTGTTTGAAAGGAGAATCATTACTActtgaataaaatcattttccaaGTTCATTGTGCAATAATGATCTATTGAATGAGATAAAAACGGCTTGGACTTTGACGACAAGAATATCCATCAGGAACCAGATATAGTTTTGTCACTCAATTTGAAGAAAGAACAGCAGCCCGGATACCATCTGGTATGAAAAATGCGACTTATGCAGAGGTTGTCACTGATAACAAGCCATTGTGCCTGAGCAGTGCCTCTGGCGAAGGTTCACGCCCTCGGAACTCAACAAAAACCTGGACGTTTCAAAACAAGGAAAGTCAAGGTCAAGAAGATGGGAATAATTAGCAAGGAACGTTTGAACATCCTACTTGCTGGAATTATTAGCTTTCAAATTTTTGGATGATGTGATTGAGCTgacagttatgttttttttttcaggccaAAAATTTCGAAGGTTTATAGTTAAACTGGATAAACCCGCGCAAATGTAGGCCAAGAATTGAGGTTGTATCAAAAGGACAGGATAGAATAAGAGAGCAAAACCACACAGAAGTTATCTTATTGACAGCTTGTGAAGAGAGGGAGCATAAGTAAATGAAATTCAGCAGGGAATATAGTTTTTACTATCTAACCTCTAGTGGCGCTTTTCCACCTCCAAGAGCAAGAATGGTTTCCCGGAACTTGTGCCCTGTTTCTGTAACAGCCTGTTGCATCACAGAGCTTCGTTATTCCAAGCTATACTTGCACCAAatgcaaatattaaaaaagaaaaaagaccttgtttttttaataaattgttcaTGTCATTATCATAGTATAGCACTCATTATGACGTAACAAACTCCAACTAAAGGCATTGATATGGAAGAATTCTTGGAACTAGAGATACAATTTCAAACTTAAAGAGTCTAGGGATCCCATCTCAAATTCCACATGGAATTTTAATGTCAAAACCCATTTCATCAATATCCCCAGCCAAAAATCATTGCTATTTATCAGAAGGATCAATTATGATTTTGAGGTAGGATTCTTAGTCAACTCCTAGATCGATGAGATGAAATAGAGATATTATGATTGGTGAGCTCCAGGAAGGACCCGCCAGGGAGAGTTCAAACACTCCAATTAATCTTGACACAGATTACAACCCACCAAGAGAATGCATGAATGAATAATCAACTAGGTGCAATGTAGAAAGAGAATttctataatcaatgcacacaAATCAAAGATGGAAAATTAAGAGTTAAGATCAGTGGTAAGGCTGCAAAGGTCAGTTGGACAGCCTTTTATCCATACCTTGTGGTTATCCAATCCAGCATCCTCAAAGGCTGAGAAAGCATCAGCAGATAATACCTCAGCCCACTGCAAAAAGGAATTGCCTTTAAATATCATGCCATAGAGTGACAAAATGAGGAGAGGAAACAGAATATAAATTGCAGTCAAACTTCCTCATTTTCTTTGTGTGTCAGAAACATGGAAGAAAACAGAGAATTGTGCAAGCTCAAGCCAGACTTTGGACCTATAGAAGGCTAAAATTCAAGTCACATATGGAGAGCCTACAAGACGATCATATAAAAGCCGAGGGAGAAAACTTCTAAGATATTCAATTTTCTTAACTAACACTGATTTGGACTGCTATTAGCATAACTAACATTGCAAcattcttttaaactttaacTGCAGGTATTGTGTGCAAGTGTACAAGTATTTTGACACATACCTTGTAACTGTAGTATCCAGCTGCATAACCGCCTAATATTCACAAAAAGGTATAAAAATCAAGGGAATGTAAAAGAGGAAGGATGAAGCCAagtaaaaaaactgagaaatccAAATAAACATTACAGTCAAGCAAACCTGCAAAAATATGACTGAAACCGCAGAGGAATCTATCTTCTGGCAAAGGAGGAATCACTTGTGTCCTTTCAGAGACCCTTTGGTCAACATCATAGATAGACTCCAACGCACCTGGTATATATTTTGTATGCAACTCCAAATCTAAACTTGCAAATTTTATCTGAAAATAGAAAGCGAGTGAGCATGCATTCCGAAAACTAAACTATCCAAAATACAGTAAGCGTTTCTCAAATATAACATTTTCACTCGAAAATGTGGGAAATTAGAAACCATATATAATGTGATGAGAGGGGTCTATTTCCATGATCCTATCTTCTAAATCCACAAAAATGTTAAACGGGTTCCacgcaacattttttttttaaatttttaatagacaCCCTTTCTCTCTTTAAGTCCTGATATCAAGTTCTTTCCTCACTCCCATTTTATGCAaggagaaagaggaaaaaagaaagtccATGGTGTTTCCCCTTACTGTGTCCGCCAGGAAATCCTAGTCACAGACCacacaaaaatcttacaatagaGACAATGGCACCAGGGAGAGGAACATAAAGAAAgccaggtttttttttcttttacaaaaaagCCAGTGGAAATTTCTCAATCTtttgtttgttgaattttaaaaagaaattcaacaaTGGCATGCTCAAGTTTTGAAGACCCAATGATTCACTGCCACTGTGTTTTTCTCAAGCTTCTGTATGGTTTTGTTGAAAGACAATACCGAGGTTATTTTAAGCTCAAAAAAGAACTTTGAACCTGCAAGATCTCAAGTTGCCGTTTCAAAGCCATTAGAATCTTTACAACTGAAATTTGTCACaattaagaaaggaaaaggaatgtGATTTGCCCTTATGCCGTGATGAAGCTGGTGAACAGTGAGTAGATCACCACAGTGGAGGCGAGGAATTTGACTTCTTGTAGAATTTGAATGGTGCCAGGAGAGAGGAAAAGAAGttgcctaaaaaaaataataaaaaaggcacGCAGGTCCATTTATGGTTTTCTCATGGACTTAGAATATAAGGTGTAAAAATTGACCATCCTTAATGTGATATACATGATAATTGTATAATGGTAACGGAAATAAGTATCTCAACAATCTTGAAACTGGAAAAAGGAAATGAGACCtaacatagaaagaaaaatctaGTAAGAAAGGCACTATCCTCAGATGACTACtgacaaaacaaaatgaaagtaGCATATACAAAAACTTAAAGCCAAAAAATTGCAGAAGGAAAACAATGGAAAAGCACCATTATAAACTAATTACCTGACGAAGACTAAAGGACCCTGCTCGAAAAGTCCTTGCAGCAAGAAGCTTCAAGTACACTTCTTCGGGGAGACTTTCCCCAGTTTCATAGTGCTTTGCAATGCCCATCAAAGTTTCCCTGCAGCAACACAAGTAAATACATACACGTTGCGTAAATTTGTAATTGATACTGTCTAAATAGATGAGATCCTTCAAGAACATTTATATAAATCCAAATCTCCATGATAGAACAAAtgagtaatttataaataaagtaACATCATAACACTTGTCATTGGAAAACCACAATTCCAATGTCTTGCTATGTGAGTG is a window encoding:
- the LOC133682039 gene encoding protein BRICK 1, which codes for MARAGGGGGGGGGITNAVNVGIAVQADWENREFISHISLNIRRLFDFLIQFESTTKSKLSSLNLKLDTLERRLQLLELQVSTATSNPSLFTSTTTTTA